The following is a genomic window from Serratia ficaria.
GCCGTCGTCGCTAACGATACAGTGTAAATGATTATCATTGTGATGGAAGCTCAGGCTGATCTCATGCCCCTCGACGCCGTCGATGGCGTCGATGGCGTTTTCAATCAGGTTGCCCAGTACGCTGATCAGCACGTGGGTGGTTTCCGCATCGTCGGTTTCCGGCAGCAGGCTGGTTTCATCGATGGTCAGTTCGATGCCGGCCTCGTGGGCGCGGCTGATTTTGCCGATAAAGAAGCCCGCCACCTCCGGCGAGTGGATCTTGCGCAGCAGCGCGCCGATCTCTTCCTGATAGTTGCTGGCGGTGTGGATGATGTAGTTTTCCAACTGCTGATAGGCCTTCATGTGCAGCATGCCGAGAATGACGTGCAGCTTGTTCATAAACTCGTGCGACTGCACCCGCAGCGCATCGGCGTAGTGCGCCATGCCACTCAGCCGCTGCACCAGCCGGCTGACCTCGGTTTTGTCGCGGAAGGTGGCGATGGCGCCGATCACCTGGCCGTTGACGATCACCGGCACGGTGTTGGTCAGCAGCTCGCTGCCGTTGAAGCCGATTTGCCGGTCGCGCAGCGGTTTGCCGCTGGCCAGCACTTCCGCCAGGTGCAGCTGCGCCGGCCAGTGTTTGCTGGCGGACCCCAGCATCAGGTTCTCTACCGGGCCGCTCTGGCGCAGCAGGCGTTTGGCTTCGTCGTTGACGATGGTGATGCGCGACTGATTATCGACCGCGATCACGCCTTCTTTAATCGACTGCAGCATTGCGTTGCGCTGTTCGAACAGATTGGAAATTTCGTAGGGTTCGAAGCCCAGCATAATGCGCTTGAGCGCCTTGACCAGGAAGAAGGTGCCGAGGCTGCCGACCAGCGCGGCGAAGGCGAGGGTCCAGGAGATGATCCAGCGGCTTTCGCCCACCACTCGGCGCACGGTATCCAGCGCGATGCCCAGCGCCACCACGCCGATTTGCCGCCGTTCGCCATCGTAAACCGGCACGAACACCCGCAGCGCCGGGGCCAGGGCGCCGCGGTTGGTGGCGCTGTTGACCTGCCCCTGCAGCGCCGGCGCCAGATCGTCGCCGATAAAATGCTGGCCGATCAGCCAGGGTTTAGGGTGCGAATAGCGGATGCCCTGCATATCCACCACCACCACGAACAGCAGCTCGTTTTTATTGCGCACCTGCTCGGCAAAGCGCTGCACCGCGCCGCCGCGGTCCTGCCGCTGCAGCCCGTCGACCACGGTGGAGGAGAGCGCCAGCGTTTCGGCGATCGCCATGGCCTTCTGGCGCAGCTGGTCCTGCCCCTCGTGATTCATCTGCACAAAAAACAGCGCATACACCACCAGCAGCACCGAAGCGATGATGGCGGACACCATCAGCGTGATGGACGTGCTGAGCTTGAGCGGGGCGCGTGGTTTGGGCATGGCGGTTCTCCGAGTGGCGATATTACGGCGTATTCTAGCGGGGATGATCAAGGGATGCAGTTACCG
Proteins encoded in this region:
- a CDS encoding sensor histidine kinase, which codes for MPKPRAPLKLSTSITLMVSAIIASVLLVVYALFFVQMNHEGQDQLRQKAMAIAETLALSSTVVDGLQRQDRGGAVQRFAEQVRNKNELLFVVVVDMQGIRYSHPKPWLIGQHFIGDDLAPALQGQVNSATNRGALAPALRVFVPVYDGERRQIGVVALGIALDTVRRVVGESRWIISWTLAFAALVGSLGTFFLVKALKRIMLGFEPYEISNLFEQRNAMLQSIKEGVIAVDNQSRITIVNDEAKRLLRQSGPVENLMLGSASKHWPAQLHLAEVLASGKPLRDRQIGFNGSELLTNTVPVIVNGQVIGAIATFRDKTEVSRLVQRLSGMAHYADALRVQSHEFMNKLHVILGMLHMKAYQQLENYIIHTASNYQEEIGALLRKIHSPEVAGFFIGKISRAHEAGIELTIDETSLLPETDDAETTHVLISVLGNLIENAIDAIDGVEGHEISLSFHHNDNHLHCIVSDDGPGIDPALGARIFEQGFSTKGQGRGIGLALIRSHLEKLGGSIDFESEPGELTQFFVHIPYQAKS